CGGGCAAGCTCGCGCATCTGATCGACGATGCGTTCGGCGGGGCCGAGGCGATGCTCGAGAAATTGCATGCCGAGGCGGTCAACCATTTCTCTAACGGCTGGGCGTGGCTGGTGCTCGACAAGGGCGCGCTGCGCATCACCTCGCTCCATGATGCCGACACGCCGCTGGTTCACGACGGGATGGTTCCGCTCTTCACACTCGATGTGTGGGAGCATGCTTATTACATCGACTATCGCAACGAACGCCCGAAGTTCGCCAGCGCGGTGCTGCAGAACATCGTCAACTGGGACTTCGTCGGCGAGAACCTCGACAGCAAAGGTGTCGAACGCGCCAACCAGGAGGGTGCCCGGCTGACCGAACCTACTGCTTAAGGCGATATCCGGTCCGGAAGATCCAGGCGATAACGGCCAGGCATGTCAGCATGAATGCGAACGTTGCCGCCAAGCTGACCCCGAATGCGACGTCGGCTGTGCCGAAAAAGGTCCAGCGGAAGCCGTTGATCAGATAGACCACCGGATTGAACAAGGTGATCGAGCGCCAGGGCTCGGCCAGCATGTCGATCGAATAGAATGCGCCGCCGAGGAAGGTCAGCGGGGTGATCACCAGCAGGGGGATCACCTGCAATTGCTCGAACCCCTTGGCCCAGATGCCGACGATGAAGCCGAACAGGCAAAAGGTGATGGCGACCAGCAGCAGATAGACCAGCATCAGCAACGGATGCTCGATGCGCAGGTCGACGAACAGGTGCGCGGTGACGAGGATCACCAGCGCGACGCTCATCGCCTTCGTCGCCGCCGCGCCCACATAGCCGATTACCGTCTCGATCGCCGACAAAGGCGCAGACAGGATTTCGTAGATGGTGCCGGTGAAGCGCGGCATGTGGATGCCGAAGCTGGCGTTGAAGATGCTTTCGGTAAACAGCGACAGCATCATCAGCCCGGGCACGATGAACGCGCCATAGGCGATGCCGTCGATCTCGGTCATCCGGCTGCCGATGGCTGCGCCGAAGACGATGAAATAGAGCGAGGTGGTGATGACCGGCACCGCGAGCCCGGTCCAAAGCGTCCGCTTGAACCGGTGCATCTCGAACTTGTAGATCGCCCAGATCCCGCGCCAGTTCATGCGCGTTCTCCGGACATTTGGACCCCGTTCGTCCTGAGCGGAGCGAAGCGAAGTCGAAGGGCGCCCTTCGACTGCGGCGCTACGCGCCTCCGCTCAGGACGAACGATTGGGGGAGAGGGCTCATGCCGCCGCCTTCTTCTCGTGGATCAGCCCCACGAAAATGTCCTCGAGGCTCGATTGCTTGGTGTCGAGATCCTTGAAGGCGATCCCCGCGTCGCGCATCGCCGTCAGCAGGGAAGGGATGCCCGTGCGCTCGGCCTTGGCGTCAAATTCATAGACCAGGGTCGATCCGTCGTCCGCAAGCTGCGGGCTCCATTGCGCCAGGGCCGGCGGAACCGTCGCCAGCGGCTCGGTCAGTTGCAAGTGGAGGATCTTGCGGCCGAGCTTCTTCATCAATTCGGCCTTCTCCTCGACCAGGATCAGCTCGCCCTTGTTGATGACGCCCACGCGGTCGGCCATCTCCTCGGCTTCTTCGATATAATGGGTCGTGAGGATGATCGTCGTGCCCATCTCGCGCAGGCGGCGGACCATGTTCCACATGTCGCGGCGCAGCTCGACATCGACCCCGGCAGTGGGTTCGTCGAGAAACAGGATGTCGGGATCGTGCGCCAGCGCCTTGGCGATCATCACGCGGCGCTTCATGCCGCCCGACAATTCCTTGAGGATCGTCTTGCGCTTATCCCACAGCGACAATTCCTTGAGGATCTGCTCGATCCGCGCCGGATCGGGGCGGCGGCCGAACAATTCGCGGCTGAAGCTGACCGTGCTGAGCAGGGGCTCGAACAGGTCCATCGTCAGTTCCTGCGGAACCAAGCCGATGCGCTTGCGCACCTCGCGGAAGTTCCGCTGCCAGTCCTTGCCGTCGACCAGCACTTCACCGCCCGACGGCTTCACGATGCCGCAGATGATGCTGATCAATGTCGTCTTGCCCGCGCCATTGGGACCGAGGAGCGCGAAAATCTCCCCCCGCCGAATGTCGAGGTCGACCGCCTTCAGCGCTTCGGTGCCGCTACCATATTGCTTGCGCAAACCGCGGATGGAGAGGATGGGGTCGCTCATTCGACCGGCCCAGGCTCGGCCGGTGTGGCGTCCTCGCGCATCAGGCCGTGGCGCATCAGCATCGGGATGTTGGCCGCGGCGAACAGGAAGGTGAGTGGGATCGCGCCCCACAATTTGAAGCCGATCCAGAAATCGGTGGAGCTGTTGCGCCAGACAATCTCATTGAGCAGGGCCATGAAACCGAAGAAGATGGCCCAATTGCGGGTAAGCTTGCGCCATCCGCACATGTCGAGCCCGGGATAGGCGCTGCCGAGCACGACCTTGAGCAAGGGACGGCCGGTCAGCAGCCCGAAGCCGAGCAGTGCACTGACGAGCATATAGTAGACCGTCGGCTTCATCTTGATGAAGGTTTCGTCGCGCAGCCAGATGGTCAGCCCGCCGAGCAGTACCACCATGACGCCCGAAAACAGCAGCAGCGGCGACACCGAGCGGTAGCGCAGCGCCGAGTAAAGCATCGCCGCAACCATCGCGACCATGAATGCCCCAGTCGCCACGAACACCTTGAGCGCGCCGGGTACGGGCGCGAAGAAGTTGACGAGGAAGAAGACGAGCAGCGGCCCGAGGTCGATCAGCAGCTTCGCGCCGCCCTGCGGTTCGGCTTTGGTCGTGGGAGGGGACGTCATTCGGGCGGCAGGCCTGCAATTGCCCTAGCCACCGCGCGGGGATCGAACGGGCGCAGGTCGTCCGCCTGCTCGCCGACGCCGATGGCATGGATCGGCAGACCGAACTTCTCGGCTGCCGCGACAAGCACGCCGCCGCGCGCGGTGCCGTCAAGCTTGGTCATGATGAGGCCGGTCACGCCCGCGCTCTCGCGGAACACTTCGACTTGAGCAAGGCCGTTCTGCCCCGTGGTGGCGTCGAGCACGAGCAGGATGTCGTGCGGCGCTTCGGGGTTGAGCCGGCCGAGCACGCGGCGGATCTTCGACAATTCGTCCATCAGGTGCGACTTGTTCTGCAGTCGCCCGGCGGTGTCGACGATGAGGGCATCGATGCCCGTAGCAGTCGCCTGCTTGACCCCGTCGAACACGATCCCCGCGGCATCGCCGCCTTCCTTGCCGGTTATCACCGGGGCCCCGATCCGCTCGCCCCAGATTTTAAGCTGCTCGATCGCGGCGGCGCGGAACGTGTCTCCGGCAGCGAGCAAAACGCCATAATCCTGCTCCTTGAGCAGCCGCCCGAGCTTGCCGATTGTGGTGGTCTTGCCCGATCCGTTGACGCCGATCACGAGGATGACGTGCGGGCGGGGAAAACCCCATACTTCGAGCGGCTTGGCGACCGGCGCTAAGATCTTCTCGATCTCTTCGGCAAGGATCGTGCGAAGCCCACGCTCGTCGAGTTGCTCGAACCTGCGCGCGGCAATCGCCTCACGGATCCGGCGGGACGCCTCGGGGCCAAGGTCCGACGCGATCAGCGCTTCCTCGATGTCGTCGAGGGTCGCGGTGTCGAGCGCCGCCGTGCTGGTCAGGCCGGTGAGGTTCTCGGCGACGCGTTCGGCGGTTTTGGAAAAGCCGCCGCGCAGGCGGTCGAGCCAACTCATGCCCACACCGCCGTCAGCGCGTTGCCCGCACGTCCGGTGACCCGCGCGCGCCCCGTCTCGCCGCGTGCCGCGCCGTCAAGCCGAACGGGCGCGAACGCGTCGCTATGCCCTTGCCCAGGGCCTTCGATCAGCACCGGCTGGACCGACCCGACCAGGCTGTCGAGCCAGCGGCTTCGACGCTCGCTTGCCGCGGCACGCAGGCGGGCGGCACGGGCTTTAACGACTTCGGACGCGACTAGGGGCATCCGCGCGGCCGGGGTGTCAGGACGTGCGGAGAAGGGGAAGATATGTGCGGCGACGACGTCGCAATCGTCGAGCAATCTGAGTGAGTTCAAGGCCATCTCTTCAGTTTCGGTAGGAAATCCGGCAATCAAGTCGGCGCCGATCGTCGCGTCCGGGCGTGCCGCCTTGATCTTCGCGACCGCCGCCACTGCCTCGGCGCGGCTGTGGCGGCGCTTCATCCGCTTGAGGATCAGGTCGTCGCCCGCCTGAAGCGACAGATGGAAATGCGGCATCAGCCGCGGTTCGCCGGCAATGAGCTCGAACAAGGCCTCGTCGATCTCGATACTGTCGAGCGAGGACAGGCGCAGCCGCCTCAGCCGCGGTTCGGATGTCAGTAACCGCTGGCAAAGTGTGCCTAGTCCGCCCGCATAGTCCGTAATGTCGACCCCGGTGAGGACGATCTCCTTCGCCCCGAGGTCGATCTCGCGCGCCACCGCATCGCGGATCGCTTCGAACGGCAGCGACCGGCTCTCCCCGCGCGCCTGCCAGATCGAACAGAATGTGCAGCGATGATCGCACCCAGTCTGCACCACGACGAAGCTCTTGACCTTGTGCAGCATGCCGGTGGGGACGGATGACGTCATGGCGTCATCCATCGCGAACGCGTTGAGCTTGCTCGCATTCCCCACCACCAGCGCCACGCCGGGCATCTCCGCGAACATCCCCGACTTCAGCTCCGCAGCGCACCCCGTCACCAGGATCCGCGCATCAGGCCGATCCCGATGCGCCCGGCGGACGGCCTGGCGGGTCTGGCGCACCGCCTCGTTGGTTACCGCGCAGCTGTTGACCACCACCCAGTTCTCGCCCGCCGGCGCGGACCGCGCGATGGTCTCGCTCTCGGCAAAGTTGAGGCGGCAGCCGAGCGTGATCGTCTCGACGCTCATGCCAGGGCCGCCAAATCGAGTTCGCCGGTGAACACGTGTGTCGCGCCGCCGCGCATGCGGATCGGCTGGCCCGGCGCCCAATCGATCGTCAGCGCGCCGCCGGCCATCTCGACATTCATCGGCGACTGCGCGCGTTTGGTCAGGATTGCCGCGACCGCGCTTGCGCAGGCGCCCGTTCCGCACGCCGGCGTCTCGCCTGCGCCACGCTCGAACGTTCGCAATTTCAGCGTGTTATCGGCCAAGGTTGCGACGTTGACGTTGATCCGCTCTGGAAATGCGGGGTCGTTCTCGATGCTTGGTCCGAGCTCGTCGAGCGAAACCTCGCCGACATCGGGCACGAAGAACACCAGATGCGGGTTGCCGACATTGACCGCCACCGGATTTTCGAGCGCGTCCCACGCCATCGGCAGCGGATTCGTATCCGTCGGGTAGGCCAGCGGGATATCGTCCCAGCCAAAGCGCGGTGCGGGCAACACGACCTCGACCTCGGCGCCCAGATCCTCGCCCGTCAGCAACCCGCCCGCGCTGTCGACGCGCCGCGCGCCGGTCAGCTGGATCACGCAGCGCGTCGCATTGCCGCAGCTTTCGACCTCGCCGCCGTCGCTGTTCCAGATGCGCATCCTGAGGTCGGCGGCATCGCTCGGCTCGAGCACGATCAGCTGGTCGCAGCCGACACCGGTGCGGCGGTCGCATATGGCCCGCGCGAGCGACGGCGTGACGTCGAATGGCGCTTCTCGCGCGTCGACGATCACGAAATCGTTGCCCAGCCCATGCATCTTGTGGAAGGTGCGCCGCATCGGTCGCGTGACTTAGGGAGCGCGCCGACCATAGTCCACCAGCCGCGAGATGATCCTGACATGCAACGAGCCGCCAATGACGTCATGCAATCGGTCATCTTCTCCGCGGTGCTCGATGCCATCGCTGCGCTGAAGGCGGGGTCGGGCGGTCTGCCCAACAACCTGTTGCGCGACGTGCAGGCGATTCATCCAAACGTCACCTTCGCCGACCTGCCCAAAGCGCTTCAAGACGCCATCATCGCCAGCGCGCGCACGGCGTTCACTCAGCTGCTGAAGGAGGGCTATGCGGTCGGGCCCAAGCAGGCGATGCAGGCCAGCCGCCCGATGGACCGCGTTCCCGAGCGCGAGCGTCGCGGTCCGACCGAGCGCCGCGACATCCGCCGCACCCCCGGTCGGCGCGGACCCGGTGGCGGGGGCAGGCCGGGCGGCGGAAAGCCGGGTGGCGGTCCCAAGCCCAGCGGCGGCAAACCCCGCGGTTGAACTGAAGCCGCGCCTGCGCTAGGGGCGCCAGCGTCTTAAGGACAACATCGATGAGCGCGTCCACGGATGCACGCTGGCCGGCGAGGTTTCGCCCGCCGGCGTCTTTTGCGTTTTGCCGCGCGTTTCATCGCTGAGGAGAATTGAATGTTCGACACCCTGAGCGATCGGCTCGGTAGCGTATTCGACCGGCTTCGCGGGCGCGGCGCGCTTAACGAGGCCGACGTGCGCGCCGCGATGCGCGAAGTGCGCGTCGCCTTGCTCGAGGCGGACGTCGCGCTGCCGGTCGCCCGCGATTTCGTCGATCAGGTCACCGAAAAGGCCGTGGGCGCCGAAGTGCTGCGGTCGGTCACGCCGGGGCAGATGGTGGTCAAATATGTCCACGACGCCTTGGTCGAAACGCTCGGCGCCGAAACTGCCGAGCTGAACCTTGGCGTCACGCCGCCGGCCGTGATCATGATGGTCGGGCTCCAGGGCTCGGGCAAGACGACCACCACCGCCAAGCTCGCCAAGCGCCTGACCGAGAAAGACCGCAAGAAGGTGCTGATGGCCAGCCTCGACGTCGCACGGCCCGCGGCGCAGGAGCAGCTTGCGGTGCTCGGCCGCCAGGCGAACGTCGATACGCTGCCGATCGTCCCCGGCCAGCAGCCTGTCGACATCGCGCGGCGCGCGATCCAGTCGGCGCGGCTCCAGGCCTACGACGTTGTCATGCTCGACACCGCCGGCCGCCTCCACGTAGACGATCAGTTGATGGCCGAAATGAAGGCCGTCGCCGAGACCTCGACCCCGGCGGAAACCCTGCTCGTGGTCGATGCGCTGACCGGGCAGGACGCGGTCAACGTTGCCAAGGGCTTTGCGGGGCAGGTCGACCTCACCGGCGTGGTGCTCACCCGGCTCGACGGCGATGCGCGCGGCGGCGCGGCATTGTCGATGCGCGCGGTCACCGGCAAGCCCATCAAATTCGCCGGCGTGGGCGAGGGGATCGACGCGCTCGAGGCCTTCCACCCGCAGCGCGTCGCGGGGCGGATCCTCGGCATGGGCGACGTCGTCAGCCTGGTCGAGCGCGCTGCGGAAACGATCAAGGTCGAGGAAGCCGAAGCGCTCGCGGCCAAGATGGCCAAGGGCAAGTTCGACCTCGACGATCTGCGCGCGCAGCTTCAGCAGATGCAGCGGATGGGCGGGCTCGGCGCGCTGGCCAACATGATGCCGGGCCTCAAGGGCATGAAGGGCGCGATGGACAAAGCGGCCGACAGCAAGGCGCTGGTGCACATGGAAGCGATGCTGTCGTCGATGACCGCCAAGGAGCGCGCCAAGCCCGAGGTGATCAACGCCAAGCGCAAGATCCGCATCGCCAAGGGCAGCGGCACGACCGTTCAGGAAATCAACAAGCTGCTCAAGATGCACATGGAAATGGCCAACGCCATGAAGCGGCTGAAGAAAATGGGCGGCTTGGGCAAGCTCGCCGCGATGTTCAACAAGGGTGGCCTGGAAGGAGCGCTCGGCGGGCTCGCACCGCCCGGCGGCATGCCGCCCGGCGGGCTTGGCCTCCCCGGCGGCACGGGCGGCTTGCCTGGCCTCGGCGGCCCCGCCTTCAACCTTCCCCCCGGTTTTGACAAGTTTTCAAAGAAATAAACGAATAGACTGAAAGGAATACGAAAATGGCAGTTGCAATTCGCTTGGCCCGTGGCGGCTCGAAGAAGCGTCCTTATTATCGCATCGTCGTTGCCGACAGCCGCAACGCGCGCGACGGCCGCTTCATCGAGAAGGTCGGCACTTACAACCCGCTGCTGGCAAAGGATTCGCCGGATCGCGTGAAACTCGACGCCGACCGCATCAACCATTGGCTGGGCGTCGGCGCGCAGCCGTCGGACCGCGTCCTGCGCTTTCTTGATGCCGTGGGCATCAAGGAGCGCCCGGCGCGCAACAACCCGAAGAAGGCCGAGCCTGGCGAAAAGGCCAAGGAGCGTCTCGAAGCGCAGGCCGCCAAGGCCGCCGAGGCCGAGGAAGCCGCCAAGGCTGCCGCCGAAGCGCCGGCCGCCGAGGAAGCCGTGACCGAGGAGGCCGCGCCGGCCGAAGCCGCTGCGGAAGAGGCCGCTGCCCCGACTTCGGCGGAAGACGTCGCCGCCGAGCAGGCGCCGACGGACACCGCCGATCTCCCGGCTGAAGAGCCGGTGGCCGAGGAAGCTGCGGCCGAGGCTTCTGCGGGTGAAGAAGCCCCTGCGGCCGACGTTCCCGCCGAGGCCGCTGAAGCCGCGGCCGAGGCGTCTGCGGGCGCCGAAGGCGGCGACACGCAGCCTGCTCCAGCCGAAGGTTCGGACGAAGGCGCAACCGCTGACTCGCCGCAGGCCGCCGACGCCGCCGAAACCACCGGTGAAAGCGCGGATGCGCCCGCCGAAGGCGCCGCCGAGGACGCGAAGGCCTGAACGTGATGAAGGATGGCGGCGGCGAGCAACGGATTGCGCTCGCCGCCGTCGCCGGCGCGCATGGCATCAAAGGTGAAGTGCGTCTCAAGCTGTTCAGCGACAGCGCCGAAAGCCTGTCGCGGCACAAGACGCTATTCGTCGGTGGGGAAAAGCGGCGCCTGATCGCGGCGCGCGATGGCGGCAAGGCCGCGATCGCCCGCTTCGAAGGCATCTCCGACCGTTCGGCCGCCGAGGCGTTGCGCGGTTCGCTGGTCGAAATCGACCGCGACGCGTTGCCGCCGCTCGAAGACGGCGAATATTATCACGCTGACCTGATCGGGCTTCCCGCGATCGACGCTGGAGGCAAGCCCGTCGGCACGGTCGCCGCAGTCGAAAATTACGGCGCGGGCGACCTGCTCGAAATCGAGACCGCGGAGGGCAAGCGCTCGCTCATCCCGTTCCGCGACGGCATTGCCGACCTCAAGGACGGCAAGATCATCCTCGATCCCGACTTTCTCGCCTAAACGCCTTCCTCCGCCTCTTCGACAACCTCCGGCGCTTCGCGCCAGCGCGGTTGCTCGGCGCACAAATCGTTGCGGATGGTGGTCGCGGCAACCCCGCCTTCGCCCATCGCATGGCTGATCTGGTCGAGGCCGTGGACGACGTCCCCCGCGGCATAGAGGCCTGCGACGCTGGTCCGCTGGTGGTCGTCGCACAGGAAGCAGCCGTCTTCGGCCAGTTTCGCGCCGACCATCTCGCCCAATTGCGTGTGCGTGTCCGATCCCAGCGCGGGATAGACGCTGTCGAAGGTATGATGCCCCTCGGCGGTATCGACGACGATGAATTCGTTGGAGATCGCCGCTGCCTGCGCGGGGCCATCAACGCACACGATCCCCGCCGCGTCGAGCTTCTCGCGATCCTCCGTTTTGACCTTCATCGCCTTGTCGGGGGCGATCAGCGTGACGTCGGCGGTATAGCTGCGGATGAACAAAGCCTCGGCGACGCCGTGGCTACCGCTGCCGATCACGCCCACCTTCTTGTCGGTCACCTCGTAGCCGTCGCAGATCGGGCAATAGCGGATCAGGCCCTTGGCTAGCGCCTCGTCGTGCAGTTCCTCGTCCATCGGCGGCTTGCGGTTGGTGACGCCGGTCGCCAGCAGCACCGTGCGGGCGGTCACGCAGCCCGATCCCCAGGTTGCGGTGAACAGGCCGCTCTCGTCGTCACGATCCAGCTTGGTGACATGTTCGGTGACGACCTTTGCGCCATATTTGCACGCCTGGTCGCGCATCCGTTGGAGCAGCTCCTTGCCGTTGATGCCATCGGGGTAGCCGGCATGATTGTGCGTGCACGGGATCCAGCTCGCCCGGCTCTTGCCGCCATCGACGACCAGAATGTCCATGTGAAAGCGCGCGAGGTAGATCGCCGCGGTGAGGCCGGCGGGTCCGCCGCCGATGATCAGGCAGTCGAGGGGTTTGGGGTCATCCATCCGCCCCCAATGGATTGCCGCAGCACCAGTTCCAAGCTGTCGTGACAAGCGGCGTGCATCGTCCTAGCAAAGACGGCAGGTAACAGGTAGCAGGTGGTGACAATAGCTTCTTCGATCCGGCGGTGGAGCGGGGCCAATTGGTTTCTCATCGTCCTACCCGTGTTGGCCGCGACGGCGTGGATGACCAGCCGCACCGCGTTCGCAGGCGGCCATTCGGGGTCGCTGGAAGCGGCTCTCCTATTCGATGCCTGCGTGACCGTGCCGGCGCTATATGCGCTGTGCTATTGGCGGAAGCGCGCTTTGTGGCAGACGGCGCTTCGCATGTTGGGCGTGGCGTGCCTTGGAATCTACGCCATGAGCTGGATCGTCCCACCCGAAGCACAGCGACTGCTGCCGTCCTTCGAATTCGCACGGACGATCGGCCTCGCCCTGCTGATCGCGATCGAATTGCGGATCGTTTTTGTCACCCTGAAGCTGGTGTTCAGAGGCAAGGCAGACGCCGAGCAGATTGCCGCCGCGACCGGGGCCCCGCCGCTAATCGCCAAGCTCATGATCCTTGAGGCGCGCTTCTACAAAGCGGTCTGGCGCTTCCTGCGGCGCGGGGGCTAAACGCCGCCCGGTGACCTGGGCCGCAACCATCCTGACCCTATACCCCGAGATGTTTCCGGGACCGCTTGGCATCAGTCTGGCGGGCAAGGCGCTGCAGGACAGCATCTGGGCCCTCAACACGGTGCAGATCCGCGACTTCGCCACGGACAAGCACCGCAGCGTGGACGATACGCCCGCGGGCGGCGGTGCGGGCATGGTGCTTAAGCCGGACGTGCTCGCCGCGGCGATCGATAGCGTGTCCGATGGCCGCCCCATCCTCGCCATGACCCCGCGCGGCACGCCGCTAACCCAAGCGCGCGTTCGGCAATTGGCGGCGGGCGAGGGCGTCATCCTGCTCTCGGGCCGCTTCGAAGGTTTCGACGAGCGAATCATCGAGGCGCGCGATGTCGAATCCGTCTCGATAGGCGATTACGTCCTCTCGGGCGGAGAGGTCGCGGCGATGGTCGTGCTCGACGCTTGCGTCCGGCTGCTCCCCGGGGTAATGGGCGCGGCCTCCAGCGGAGAGGAGGAGAGCTTCGAAAGCGGCCTCCTGGAATATCCGCACTATACCCGACCAGTGACATGGGAAGGGCGCACGATCCCCGAAGTGCTGCGGTCGGGGGATCATGCGAAGATCGCGGCGTGGCGCCTCGAGCGCGCCCGCGAAGACACACGGCTAAGGCGGCCGGACCTGATCGAGCGCCACGGGGGCGCATCGCAGGCACCGCCCTCTGGCGCGCGGCGAAGAGATACGAAGGCTTAACGACGATGAATCTGATCGAGACCCTCGAGCGCGAAGCGATCGACGCGCTGACCAAGGACAAGCCCGTCCCCGAATTCCGCCCTGGCGACACGCTTCGCGTCGGCGTCAAGGTCATCGAAGGCGACCGCACCCGCGTCCAGAATTTCGAGGGCGTGTGCATCGCCCGCGCCAACAAGGGTGTCGGGTCCAGCTTCACCGTCCGCAAGATCAGCTTCGGCGAAGGCGTCGAGCGCGTGTTCCCGCTCTATTCGCCGATCATCGACAAGATCGAGGTCGTCCGCCGCGGCGCCGTCCGCCGCGCCAAGCTTTACTACCTGCGCGGCCGCACCGGTAAGTCGGCACGTATCGCCGAGCGCCGCGACCCGCGCCGCGAAGCCAAGACGACCGAAGGGGCGTAAGTCCTTCGGGCGCCCCTAGCCGCGCACCGCATTCCGGTCGACCAGGCGGGTGTAAAGATGCCAGGTCGAATAGCCGAGCCAAGGCAGCACCAGCGCCAGGCCGATGAATAGCGGGATCGAGCCGAGGATCAGCAGGCCAAGGACGATCAGACCCCATTGCGCAAGCGTGCCCGGATTCGCCCGGGCCGCGCGCCATGAGGTCGACACCGCACGCGACGCGCTGACATCGCGATCGACCAGCATCGGCAGCGAAACGACGCTGATTGCCAGCACCAGCGCGGCGAAGATCAGGCCGACGACATTGCCAACCACGATCAATGCCCAGCCTTCGGGCGTGGTGAACAGCCGCGTGACAAAGTCGCCGATCGAATAGGGCTCGTACCAGGCAATTCCTGAAAGCTGTGCTGGCGCCGAATAGCCCCAGAAAAGCACGTAAAGCGCGCCCGCGGCGACCAACCACATCCCGAAAATCACCAGCAGCAGCCCGGCGACTATGCCGATATCGTCCCAGGCCGGACGTTTGCGTACGTCCAGGAAGTGTGACCAGTTGGATGTCAGGCCAGCTTCGCGGCGCCGGGCTAGTTCGTAGAAGCCGACCGCGGCAAGGGGGCCGAGCAATCCCACGCCCGCTGCCACCGGGAAGAAGAGGGGCAGCAACGGCGCACTAGTCGTCATCACCGCAGCAGCGATGCCGATCAGGGGATACAGCAGACCAACGAAGATCAGGTCGCCGCGCATGGCGCTGAAATCCTCCCAGCCCTGCCGAAGCGCGATGCGCAGATCCCCGCTGCCGATCTTGCGCACCGGAATATCCGGCGCCGTGGCCGACGTGGAAGCGGCTGCACTATGGGTCGCCATGACACCTCTCCTTCGTCAAGGTGCCGTCCGGCGTTGGCGCCGGGCGCCTTGCAAGTCCGCTTTAGCACAACGCGGCGCCGACGGGCAGAGGCACAAGAGTTTCGGCTTTCGGGCCCCTCGTCTAAGCGCTGCATTCATGAAGGACGTATCTACGCTTGTCGCCCGCCAGTATGAGGCCTTCGCCTATCCGCAGCCGTTCGCCGACCTCGCCGAGGAGATTAGCAATGGCTACAGTCAGGTGGGCGATCCATCGCTTTACGGACCGGTTTTGTGGCCCGAGGGGCGGCCCCCGGGACGGCTGAAGATTCTTGCCGCCGGCTGCGGGACGATCCAGGCAGCTTACGCGGCCTTCATGAATCGCGAGGACGAGGTGGTCGGCGTCGACCTGTCCGACGCCTCTCTCGGCCATGAGCGCTACCTCCAGGAGCGGCACGGCCTTTCCAACCTTCGGCTGTTCAAGGGCGACCTGATCGACGTGGCCGCGACCGGCCAGGACTTCGACGTGATCCTGTGCACCGGCGTGTTGCACCACATGGCGGACCCCGGCGCAGGCCTGGCCGCCTTGCGGGATGTCCTGGCGCCGGGCGGGGTCATGGTGCTGATGCTCTATGGGCAGACCGTGCGCACCGGCGTCTACATGCTGCAGGATGCCTTCCGCCGGATCGGCATCGAGCAGACCACGGCCGGAGTCGCCCAGGTGCGGCGCATCCTCAAGGAACTGCCGCAGCGCCACTACGCCAACGATTATGTCCGCGCCGCCGACGAGTTGAAGCACGACACGGCCGTGGTCGACACCTTCCTCCATCCGCAAGACCGCGCCTATACCGTTCCGCAGATCTTCGATCTGGTCGAAGACGCCGGCCTGCAGTTCCAGAACTGGGTGGATAATTACCTCTATTGGCGAAATGGTGCGTGGGGCGCCGGCACCGCCATCGCCGATGCCGTCGACCCGCTGCCGCCGCGGGAGCACTGGGCTGCAATCGAAATGCTCCGTCAAAGCGCGGGCATGCACACCTTCACCGTGCGCGGGGTGGACACCGACCTTGCCATCGTCGATTTCGACCA
The sequence above is drawn from the Sphingomonas lutea genome and encodes:
- a CDS encoding class I SAM-dependent methyltransferase; this encodes MKDVSTLVARQYEAFAYPQPFADLAEEISNGYSQVGDPSLYGPVLWPEGRPPGRLKILAAGCGTIQAAYAAFMNREDEVVGVDLSDASLGHERYLQERHGLSNLRLFKGDLIDVAATGQDFDVILCTGVLHHMADPGAGLAALRDVLAPGGVMVLMLYGQTVRTGVYMLQDAFRRIGIEQTTAGVAQVRRILKELPQRHYANDYVRAADELKHDTAVVDTFLHPQDRAYTVPQIFDLVEDAGLQFQNWVDNYLYWRNGAWGAGTAIADAVDPLPPREHWAAIEMLRQSAGMHTFTVRGVDTDLAIVDFDQGDWRGFVPHRGPGLFRKGPALFQRGYYQLKALDLEEFVIEAVDGRRSIGDIIGLPALADIPREERDLFGQRYFEHLWKLGHVMIALPPR